A genomic window from Synechococcus sp. WH 8016 includes:
- a CDS encoding SDR family NAD(P)-dependent oxidoreductase, with the protein MTKPQRTVLITGASSGIGKATAQRLLLQGWKVIAAARKTEAMNDLRELGAEVLTLDITDIQSRQAVVTHIHQQFGALDALVNNAGFGDVGPIETMPIQTAENLFQVNVFGLIGLTQLVLPEMRKRGKGTVINLSSIAGRFVTPGAGWYGASKFALEALSDALRLELHQFGINVVVIEPGLIATRFETLTRKSMAEAQKDPAWAPMMRKVEENWQEGFKRASPADVVAATIQKALDARTPKARYLCGHRAESAVIQRLLPTNLWDGIVRWQMT; encoded by the coding sequence ATGACCAAGCCACAACGCACTGTCTTGATCACTGGGGCTTCCAGCGGAATTGGCAAAGCAACCGCTCAACGGCTCCTTCTTCAAGGCTGGAAGGTGATCGCTGCGGCACGAAAAACTGAAGCGATGAATGATCTTCGTGAGTTAGGGGCCGAAGTGCTGACTCTTGACATCACGGACATCCAATCAAGGCAAGCCGTTGTGACGCATATCCATCAACAATTTGGTGCTCTTGATGCCCTTGTGAACAACGCTGGATTTGGAGATGTTGGTCCCATCGAAACCATGCCAATTCAGACCGCTGAAAACCTGTTTCAGGTCAATGTCTTCGGTCTCATCGGCCTCACTCAGTTGGTTTTACCTGAAATGAGAAAGCGTGGAAAAGGCACGGTCATCAATCTTTCCTCGATCGCGGGCCGATTTGTTACCCCTGGAGCCGGGTGGTATGGAGCAAGCAAATTTGCTTTAGAGGCGCTCAGCGATGCCTTACGTCTCGAGCTTCACCAATTCGGAATCAACGTCGTCGTCATCGAACCCGGCTTAATTGCAACTCGCTTCGAAACTCTCACGAGGAAATCCATGGCCGAAGCCCAAAAAGACCCCGCTTGGGCTCCCATGATGAGGAAAGTGGAAGAAAATTGGCAGGAGGGGTTCAAAAGGGCATCTCCAGCAGACGTTGTGGCGGCAACCATCCAAAAGGCCTTGGATGCTCGCACTCCAAAAGCGCGATACCTCTGCGGACACCGAGCCGAGTCTGCAGTCATACAAAGACTGTTGCCCACTAATCTGTGGGACGGCATCGTTCGCTGGCAAATGACGTAG